The Motilibacter peucedani region CCACGACGCCCTCGACGGTCTACACGGTGCCCGACCAGATCCACATGAGCGACAAGACCTTCCACGACGACGAGACGCACCGCACCTGGCACCCGACCACCACGGGCATCCTGGCCAAGTCGAGCAACGTCGGCACGATCGAGATCTCGACGAAGCTCGCCCCGGCCACGCTCGAGGGCTACATCCGCAAGTTCGGACTCGGCGCGAAGCCGGGCACGGGGCTCGAGGGCGAGACGGGCGGCATCTTCGCCGCCTCGGCCGACTGGTCGGGCTCCCAGCGCTGGACGATCGCGTTCGGCCAGGGCATCGCCGGCTCGCTGCTCCAGATGGCCGGGGTCTACCAGACGCTGGCCAACGGCGGCGTACGCGTGCCGCCGACCGTCGTCGAGGCGACCACCGACGCCGGTGGCGACTTCGTGCGCACCCCGGCCCCGAAGCCGGTCCGCGTGGTGACCGCCGGCACCGCCAAGAAGATGATGTCGATGATGGAGGCCGTCACCTACGAGGGCGGCACCGGCAAGAACGCGATCATCGACGGCTACCGCGTCGCCGGCAAGACCGGCACCGCCTGGATCCCGAAGAACGGCGGCTACTGCCGCTCGTGCTACCAGTCCTCGTTCATCGGCGTCGTCCCGGCCGACAAGCCGCGCCTCGTCGTCGCGGTGACGATCAGCAACCCGCACACCGGCAGCCACTTCGGCGGCACCATCGCGGCGCCGGTGTTCAAGGAGGTCGGCGCCTTCGCGCTCTCGACGCTGAACATCCCCCCGAGCGGCTCGACCTCGCCCGTCCCGAACTTCGGCGACGTCCGCAAGTAGTCTGCCGTTCCGTGCCGTCCTCGCCAGGCCCGCGTCCCGCGGGCGTCCTCCCTCGTGCGCTGGGGGAGCTGACGGCGGGCGTCGCGGTCAGCGGCGTCACCCTCGACTCGCGCGCCGTGCGGCCGGGCGACCTCTACGCCGCGCTGCCCGGCACCACGTCGCACGGCGCGCAGTTCGCCGCGCAGGCGGTGGCCGCCGGTGCCGTCGTCGTGCTCACCGACCCGGCCGGCGAGGCGGCGGCGCGGGCCACCGGCGTACCGGTCGTCGTCGTGCCCTCGCCCCGCGAGGTGCTCGGCGCGCTCGCGGCGGAGGTCTACGGCCAGCCCGCGCGCGACCTGCTGACGCTCGGGGTCACTGGCACCAGCGGCAAGACGACGACCGCCTACCTGCTCGACGCCGGCCTGCACGCCGCCGGGCGCACCACCGGTCTGGTCGGCACGGTCGAGACCCGCATCGCCGACGAGGTGCTGCCCTCGTCGCTCACCACCCCGGAGGCGCCCGACCTGCAGGCGCTGCTCGCGGTCATGCGCGAGCGGGGCTGCTCCGCGCTGACCATGGAGGTCTCGAGCCACGCGCTGGCGCTCGGCCGGGTCGACGGCACGGTCTACGACGTCGCCGCCTTCACCAACCTCGGGCGCGACCACCTCGACTTCCACCCGACGCTGGAGGACTACTTCGCCGCCAAGGCGCTGCTGTTCACCCCGGCGCACGCGCGTCGGGCGGTCGTGTGCGTCGACAGCGACGGCGGCTCCCGCATGGCCGCCACCGCCCGCGACGCGGGTCTCGAGGTGGTGACCGTCTCGAGCGGCCACCGGCCGGCCGACTGGCGCGCCGAGGAGGTCGAGCTCGGCCCGTGGGGGAGCCGGTTCGTGGCGTCCGCGGAGCAGCTGCGGGTTCCGGTCGAGGTCGCGCTGCCGGGCGCCTACAACGTCGCCAACGCGCTGCTCGCCCTCGCGACGCTCGAGCAGGCGGGCGTCGACGTGCGCGTCGCGGCCGGCGGCATCGGCGCCGTGCGGGTGCCCGGGCGCATGGAGCGCGTGGCCGACGGCGGCAGCGGGGTCGTGGGGCTCGTCGACTACGCCCACAAGCCCGACGCGGTCGAGGCGGCCCTCACCGCCGTGCGCTCCTCCGTGGGTTCCGGCCGCATCGTCGCCGTGCTCGGCGCCGGCGGCGACCGAGACCGCGCGAAGCGCCCGCTCATGGGTGCGGCCGCCGCCCGGCTCGCCGACGTCGTGGTCGTGACCGACGACAACCCGCGCTCGGAGGACCCCACCGCCATCCGCGCCGCCGTGCTCGAGGGCGCGGCGACCGGCACGGCGCAGGTGCTGGAGGTCGGCGACCGGCGGGCCGCCATCGAGCAGGCCGTGGCGCACGCCCGCCCGGGCGACGTCGTGGTGGTGCTCGGCAAGGGACACGAGAAGGGCCAGCTGGTGCGCGGAGAGCTCACCCCGTTCGACGACCGCACCGAGCTGGAGCGCGCCCTGTCGGCGACGGCCGGGGTGCGCGCATGACGCTCGGCGGGTCCGACGGGGGCTGGACCCTCGAGCAGCTCGCCGCCGCGGCCGGCGGCAGGGTGATCGGCGGCGAGGCGTCGACCCGCGTGACCGGACCGGTCGTGATCGACTCCCGCGCCGTCGAGCCCGGCGCCCTGTTCGTCGCAGTGCCCGGCGAGCACGTCGACGGCCACGACTACGCCGGGGCGGCGCTGGCGGCCGGCGCTGCAGCGGTGCTCGCCTCGCGGCCGGTCGACGGTCCAGCGGTGCTCGTCGACGACACCACCGGCGCGCTGGCGTCCGTGGCCGCGGCGCACCTGCGCGCCCTGCCGGACCTCACGACGGTCGGGGTGACCGGCTCGTCCGGGAAGACCTCCACGAAGGACCTGCTCGCCGCGGTGCTCGAGGCGGCCGCCCCGACCGTCGCGACCGCCGGGTCGTTCAACAACGAGCTCGGCCTGCCGCTGACGGTCACCCGCGCGGACGCCGGCACGCGCTGGCTGGTCCTCGAGATGGGGGCCCGCGGCGTCGGGCACATCGCGGCCCTGTGCGCGGTCGCGCCGCCGCGCATCGGCGTCGTGCTCAACGTCGGCTCGGCCCACGTCGGCGAGTTCGGCAGCCGCGAGGTGACCGCCCGGGCCAAGGGCGAGCTCGTCGAGGCGCTGCCCGCCGACGGCGTGGCGGTGCTCAACGCCGACGACCCGCTGGTCTCCGCGATGGCCGGGCGCACCTCGGCGCGCGTGGTGACCTTCGGGCTGACGCCGGCCGCCGACGTGTCGGCCCGGGCGACCTCCCTCGACCCCCTGGGCCGGGCGAGCTTCGAGTTGGTGACCCCCGAGGGCTCGGCCGAGGTGGTCCTGCAGGTGTCGGGCGAGCACCAGGTCGCCAACGCGCTGGCCGCCGCGGCCGTGGGGCGCGAGGCGGGGCTCGCGGTCGCCGACGTCGCGGCTGCGCTGTCCGCGGCCGCCGCCCGCAGCCGGTGGCGCATGGAGGTCACCGAGCGGGCCGACGGCGTCACCGTCGTCAACGACGCCTACAACGCCAACCCTGAGTCCGTGCGCGCGGCGCTCAAGGCGCTCGCCGGCATGGGCCGGTCGGTGCCGCGCGGGTCGCTGCCACGGCGTACGTGGGCCGTCCTCGGCGAGATGCGCGAGCTCGGCGCCACGAGCCGTGACGAGCACGACGCCCTCGGGCGCCTGGTCGTGCGGCTCGACATCCACCGGCTGGTCGCGGTCGGCGAGCCGGCGCGGCCCATCGCGCTCGGTGCCGGGCTCGAGGGGTCGTGGGGCGGCGAGGCGGCGTGGGTGCCCGACGTCGACGCCGCGCTGGCGGTGCTGCGCGCCGAGCTGGAGCCGGGCGACATCGTCCTGGTCAAGGCGTCGCGGGCCGTCGGGCTCGAGCGGGTCGCCGCGGCGCTGCTGGCCGATGTGCCGGGCGCCGAGGCCGCGGCCGAGGAGGGCACCTCGTGATCCTCATCCTCGTCGCCGGCGGGGTGGCGCTGGTGGTCGGCCTGTTCGGCACGCCCGCGCTCATCTCGCTGCTGCAGTCGCGCGGCTACGCGCAGGCGATCCGCGACGTCAACGAGGGCTACCCCGACCACGACGCCAAGCGCGGCACGCCCTCGATGGGCGGTGCCGTGATCATCCTGGCGGTGCTGCTGGGCTACGCGCTCGCCCACCTGGTCGCCGCGTTCTACCTCGAGAGCTCGCCGACCGTGTCGGGGCTGCTGGTGCTCGGGCTGATGACCGGGCTCGGCGCCGTCGGCTTCCTCGACGACTACATCAAGATCTTCAAGCAGCGCAGCACGGGCCTGCGGGCCCGCACCAAGCTGGCCGGCCAGACGGTCACGGCCCTCGCCTTCGGCGTGCTGGCGCTGCGCTTCGGCGACGCCCAGGGCACCACGCCCGCCTCGACGCACGTGTCGTTCATCCGCGACACCGGCCTCGGGCTGGGCGGGGTGCTCACCGTGGTCTGGATCTACCTGATCATCGCCGCGGCCTCCAACGGCGTGAACCTCACCGACGGCCTCGACGGGCTGGCGACCGGTGCGAGCGTGGTGACCTTCGCGTCCTACGTGCTCATCGGCGTGTGGCAGTCGGGCAACGACTGCGGCAAGGCCGTCACCCAGCACTGCTACCAGGTGCGCGACCCGCTCGACCTCGCGGTGGTCGCGGCCGCGCTCATGGGGGCCTGCTTCGGCTTCTTGTGGTGGAACGCCTCACCGGCGAAGATCTTCATGGGCGACACCGGGTCGCTGGCCCTGGGCGGAGCGCTCGCGGGGCTCGCGGTGCTGACCCGCACCGAGCTGCTGCTCGTGCTGCTCGGCGGGCTGTTCGTGCTGATCACGCTCTCGGTCGTCATCCAGGTCGGCTACTTCAAGCTCTCGGGCGGCAAGCGGGTCTTCCGCATGGCGCCCCTCCAGCACCACTTCGAGCTCGTCGGCTGGGGAGAGGTCACCATCGTGATCCGGTTCTGGATCATCGCGGGTCTCTCGGTCGCCGCCGGGCTCGGCGTCTTCTACGCAGAGTGGGTGAGCGGCACGTGAGGCAGCTCCCGTTCCGGTCGGCGGTCGTCGCCGGTCTCGGCGTCTCCGGCCCCTCGGCTGCCCGCGCGCTCGTCGCGGCCGGCGTGGGCGTCACGGTGGTCGACGCGCGCTCCGGTCCGGCCGAGGAGGCGCGCGCGGCCGAGCTCGAGGCGCTGGGAGTGCTCGTGCTGCTCGGGTCGGCGCTCGAGGAGGCTCCGCCCGACACCGACCTGGTGGTCACCTCGCCCGGCTGGCGCCCGCAGACCCCGCTGCTGGCCGCCGCCGCCCGCGCCGGCATCCCGGTGTGGGGCGACGTGGAGCTGGCCTGGCGGCTGCGCCCGGCGCACGCCGCGCCCTGGCTCGCCGTCACGGGCACCAACGGCAAGACGACGACCGTACGCATGCTGGCCGACATCCTCACCGCCGGCGGCCGCCGCGCGGTGGCGGCGGGCAACGTCGGGTTCCCGCTGCTCGACGCGGTGCTCGCGCCGGAGCCCTACGACGTCATCGCGGTGGAGCTCTCGAGCTACCAGCTGCACTGGACCTCGACGGTGACGCCCTGGGCGGGTGCGCTGCTCAACGTGGCGCCCGACCACCTCGACTGGCACGGCACCCTCGACGCCTACGCGGCAGCGAAGACGCGGGTCTGGCGCGGCGCCCACGAGTCGGTCTACAACGCCGACGACCCGCTGGTGTCGCGGCTGGCCGCCTCCGCCCACGGCCCGCGCGGGTTCACCCTCGGGGAGCCCGGGCCCGGGCAGCTCGGCGTCGTCGACGGCATGCTCGTCGACCGGGCCACCGAGCGCGGCGAGCTCTGCGCGGTCGCCGACATCTCGCCCGCCGCGCCGCACAACGTCGCCAACGCGCTGGCCGCCGCGGCGCTCGCCCTCTCGCTGCACCCGGCGCACGCGGTCGACGACGCGGCCGTCTGCGCCGGGCTGCGCGGCTGGAAGCCCGACGCCCACCGCATCGCCCGGGTCGCCAGCCGCGACGGCGTCGACTGGGTCGACGACTCGAAGGCCACCAACCCGCACGCTGCAGCCGCGTCGCTCGCCGCCTACCCCTCCGTGGTCTGGATCGCCGGCGGGCTGGCGAAGGGCGCGAGCTTCGACGAGCTCGTGGCCGGTGCCCGCGACCGGCTGCGCGGCGTCGTGCTGCTCGGCCGCGACCGCGAGGTCGTCCGCGCGGCCCTGCGGGAGCACGCCGCAGACGTACCCGTCGTGGAGGTGGGTGCGGGCGAGGGCCAGGGGGAGCAGGCGATGCGCGAGGCGGTCGCCGCGGCGGCCCGGCTCGCGACCGCCGGCGACACCGTGCTGCTCGCGCCCGCGTGCGCGTCGATGGACCAGTTCACCGACTACGCCGCCCGCGGCGACGAGTTCGCCCGCGCGGTCGGCGCGCTGCCCTGAGCGCACGGGCCCGGTCACACTTCCCGGGCCAGAGGCGTCAGGACGGTAGCGGGATGGTCCCGCCGAGGTGACACCGACCCGGACCTGGAGGTTCCCGTGGCAGTGCAGATGAGGACGGTCGTCTACCCGGTCGACGACCTGGCGGCGGCCAAGGCGTTCTACACCCGGCTGCTGGGCGTCGAGCCGCACACCGACCAGCCCTACTACGTCGGCTACTCGGTCGACGGCACCGAGATCGGGCTCGACCCCCACGGCCACGCCCAGGGCCACACCGGCGCCGTGGCCTACTGGGACGTCGACGACCTCGAGGCCGCGGTCGCGTCGCTCGTCGAGGCAGGCGGGAAGGTCCTGGTCCCGGCCCGCGAGGTGGGCGGCGGCATGAGCGTCGCGACCGTCACCGACGCCGACGGCAACCTGGTGGGGCTGCGCAGCTCCTGAGCGCGGGAGGGGCGCGTCAGGGGGCCGTGCCGTCGAAGGCGCTGCGGAAGCCCTTGAGCGCCTCGCCCAGCTCGCTCGGCACCACCCAGACGGTGTTGCTGTCGCCCTGGGCGATGC contains the following coding sequences:
- a CDS encoding UDP-N-acetylmuramoyl-L-alanyl-D-glutamate--2,6-diaminopimelate ligase; this encodes MPSSPGPRPAGVLPRALGELTAGVAVSGVTLDSRAVRPGDLYAALPGTTSHGAQFAAQAVAAGAVVVLTDPAGEAAARATGVPVVVVPSPREVLGALAAEVYGQPARDLLTLGVTGTSGKTTTAYLLDAGLHAAGRTTGLVGTVETRIADEVLPSSLTTPEAPDLQALLAVMRERGCSALTMEVSSHALALGRVDGTVYDVAAFTNLGRDHLDFHPTLEDYFAAKALLFTPAHARRAVVCVDSDGGSRMAATARDAGLEVVTVSSGHRPADWRAEEVELGPWGSRFVASAEQLRVPVEVALPGAYNVANALLALATLEQAGVDVRVAAGGIGAVRVPGRMERVADGGSGVVGLVDYAHKPDAVEAALTAVRSSVGSGRIVAVLGAGGDRDRAKRPLMGAAAARLADVVVVTDDNPRSEDPTAIRAAVLEGAATGTAQVLEVGDRRAAIEQAVAHARPGDVVVVLGKGHEKGQLVRGELTPFDDRTELERALSATAGVRA
- a CDS encoding UDP-N-acetylmuramoyl-tripeptide--D-alanyl-D-alanine ligase; the encoded protein is MTLGGSDGGWTLEQLAAAAGGRVIGGEASTRVTGPVVIDSRAVEPGALFVAVPGEHVDGHDYAGAALAAGAAAVLASRPVDGPAVLVDDTTGALASVAAAHLRALPDLTTVGVTGSSGKTSTKDLLAAVLEAAAPTVATAGSFNNELGLPLTVTRADAGTRWLVLEMGARGVGHIAALCAVAPPRIGVVLNVGSAHVGEFGSREVTARAKGELVEALPADGVAVLNADDPLVSAMAGRTSARVVTFGLTPAADVSARATSLDPLGRASFELVTPEGSAEVVLQVSGEHQVANALAAAAVGREAGLAVADVAAALSAAAARSRWRMEVTERADGVTVVNDAYNANPESVRAALKALAGMGRSVPRGSLPRRTWAVLGEMRELGATSRDEHDALGRLVVRLDIHRLVAVGEPARPIALGAGLEGSWGGEAAWVPDVDAALAVLRAELEPGDIVLVKASRAVGLERVAAALLADVPGAEAAAEEGTS
- the mraY gene encoding phospho-N-acetylmuramoyl-pentapeptide-transferase, coding for MILILVAGGVALVVGLFGTPALISLLQSRGYAQAIRDVNEGYPDHDAKRGTPSMGGAVIILAVLLGYALAHLVAAFYLESSPTVSGLLVLGLMTGLGAVGFLDDYIKIFKQRSTGLRARTKLAGQTVTALAFGVLALRFGDAQGTTPASTHVSFIRDTGLGLGGVLTVVWIYLIIAAASNGVNLTDGLDGLATGASVVTFASYVLIGVWQSGNDCGKAVTQHCYQVRDPLDLAVVAAALMGACFGFLWWNASPAKIFMGDTGSLALGGALAGLAVLTRTELLLVLLGGLFVLITLSVVIQVGYFKLSGGKRVFRMAPLQHHFELVGWGEVTIVIRFWIIAGLSVAAGLGVFYAEWVSGT
- a CDS encoding VOC family protein — encoded protein: MAVQMRTVVYPVDDLAAAKAFYTRLLGVEPHTDQPYYVGYSVDGTEIGLDPHGHAQGHTGAVAYWDVDDLEAAVASLVEAGGKVLVPAREVGGGMSVATVTDADGNLVGLRSS
- the murD gene encoding UDP-N-acetylmuramoyl-L-alanine--D-glutamate ligase; its protein translation is MRQLPFRSAVVAGLGVSGPSAARALVAAGVGVTVVDARSGPAEEARAAELEALGVLVLLGSALEEAPPDTDLVVTSPGWRPQTPLLAAAARAGIPVWGDVELAWRLRPAHAAPWLAVTGTNGKTTTVRMLADILTAGGRRAVAAGNVGFPLLDAVLAPEPYDVIAVELSSYQLHWTSTVTPWAGALLNVAPDHLDWHGTLDAYAAAKTRVWRGAHESVYNADDPLVSRLAASAHGPRGFTLGEPGPGQLGVVDGMLVDRATERGELCAVADISPAAPHNVANALAAAALALSLHPAHAVDDAAVCAGLRGWKPDAHRIARVASRDGVDWVDDSKATNPHAAAASLAAYPSVVWIAGGLAKGASFDELVAGARDRLRGVVLLGRDREVVRAALREHAADVPVVEVGAGEGQGEQAMREAVAAAARLATAGDTVLLAPACASMDQFTDYAARGDEFARAVGALP